In a genomic window of Seriola aureovittata isolate HTS-2021-v1 ecotype China chromosome 11, ASM2101889v1, whole genome shotgun sequence:
- the rev1 gene encoding DNA repair protein REV1 isoform X3: MSRDGWAKKRASASGDNGWAERGGYMAAKVSKLDEQFKLDAPRERHKEGLCSNIFSGVAIYVNGYTEPSADELRRLMMLHGGQFHVYYSRSKTTHIIANNLPNNKIQELKGEKVIRPEWITASVEAGRLLPYLQYQLYAKQKGPLFPGMTLRQTSEIAGPSHAPLPLSVHQKLHLPQRSVQHSVPNHEQSSSSYRNNFNPNPSHNQLYQGNVQPQSIKHSSAACFINPQASHLASGHLNIDPRHRSPSHTYPLSKPSPTKPPPSTLQTPHRILQHQRAGQPQPQTNSSCNTRPSGCKEVELKVNGLLQTSLDLMSHSKMSKMQECGKGDVFPQVVKEAPLTNGHTHLVNGALKPGDLSPVADQPSVDKELPECRVKSPEDKPRSPPVRFQTKHDPYEFPHSPPKQTDQSSVLLEQFSSPGANERPKPLLPTYQEAIKATETHLHPKQLQLSLQVDSNPEKTPPSPASRSLSYSPIRLNGSHHNAFSSNPASINTTNVTTKPDPPSDKSSSSSKSSTQLLAQTGDLISEYYSHSRLHQISTWRNGFSEYVNELHSKRKAAGGASFPGKDRLRKSVVPRPSDSQGTSASAAVKSCILHVDMDCFFVSVGIRHRPDLKGKPVAVTSNRGQGRVPLRPGANPQVEQQYYQRKQSHPQPERSDEDLHRTPSQESPDSHTNGVDQDVDALSMAEIASCSYEARQAGVRNGMFFGKAKKLCPSLQSVPYDFEAYKEVALTMYEILAGFTHDIEALSCDEVLIDGSALLAELGTNPGDLAKAIRADIKEKTGCCASVGMGSNILLARLATRRAKPDGHYFLKSEEVDDFIRDLPVTSLPGVGPVMGRKLAAMGVRSCGDLQQVSLSQLQKKFGPRTGQTLFRFCRGLDDRPVRYEKERKSVSADMNYNIRFTRIDEAECFLTNLSMEVQKRLQEAGLRGRRVTLKVMVRKVGAPLEPAKYGGHGICDNLARTVMLVQSTDSGQLIATAVIKLFHAMKLQVQDLRGVGIQVQLLEGNHSVPQDSTGHRTRSIKEMLLGQGLNARSDNRVPGTSKDQQACRRTPKHSRARLNLSIEVPSPSQVDRSVLEALPAELREQVEQSWTHRDGRQNNHRSPSPQPSAPLPQPPYLKSCPASPPRPALYTPPVGTLVLQIPNQPDSPGIVLELPNFSQVDPDVFAALPKELQEELKSAYNRITTVQPQSKMLEQKNPLLQLKQSGAGIGIGRVKRHYKRKNAVSPIKKGPSPTKRRHTTNSPAKTLPPLITSREPINMVKTENGPSTSSSKPDIQESLSKFIPRPAPALAGACDLTDIKTLLREWVTTITEPMEEDILQVVKYCTDLIEDKDLEKLDLIIKYMKRLMQQSVESVWSMAFDFILDNVQVVVQQTYGSTLKVT; encoded by the exons ATGAGTCGAGATGGGTGGGCAAAGAAGAGAGCCAGTGCTAGTGGTGACAATGGTTGGGCTGAAAGG GGCGGCTACATGGCTGCCAAAGTCTCCAAGCTGGATGAGCAGTTTAAACTTGATGCCCCCAGGGAAAGACACAAGGAAGGCTTATGCTCCAACATCTTCAGTGGAGTGGCCATTTATGTTAATGGTTACACAG AACCAAGTGCAGATGAGCTACGCAGACTGATGATGCTGCATGGTGGCCAGTTCCACGTCTACTACTCTCGCTCCAAGACCACCCACATCATCGCCAATAACTTGCCCAACAACAAAATTCAGGAGCTCAAAGGGGAAAAGGTCATCAGGCCAGAGTGGATCACAGCCAG tgtCGAGGCTGGGCGTCTCCTGCCTTACCTACAGTACCAGCTGTATGCAAAACAGAAAGGCCCGCTCTTCCCTGGCATGACTCTGCGCCAGACCTCAGAGATCGCAGGGCCGAGCCATGCGCCGCTGCCGCTGAGCGTCCATCAAAAGCTTCACCTGCCACAGCGCAGCGTTCAGCACTCTGTTCCCAACCATGAGCAGTCCTCATCTAGCTACCGGAATAACTTCAACCCTAACCCCAGCCACAATCAACTCTACCAAGGCAACGTCCAACCTCAGTCCATCAAACACAGCTCTGCAGCTTGCTTCATTAACCCCCAAGCAAGTCACTTAGCATCAGGTCACCTTAATATAGATCCCAGACACAGAAGCCCTTCACACACCTACCCACTGTCTAAACCAAGCCCCACAAAGCCCCCACCGTCTACTCTTCAAACACCTCATCGCATTCTCCAGCACCAGAGAGCTGGCCAACCACAACCTCAGACCAACTCTTCTTGCAACACACGGCCGAGTGGCTGCAAGGAAGTAGAATTAAAAGT AAACGGATTATTGCAGACCTCACTGGATTTGATGAGCCATTCAAAAATGAGCAAAATGCAAGAGTGTGGCAAAGGAGATGTTTTCCCACAGGTGGTGAAGGAAGCACCCCTGACAAATGGACACACTCATCTTGTTAATGGTGCCTTAAAGCCAGGGGACCTGTCTCCTGTTGCAGATCAACCCTCTGTTGACAAGGAACTGCCAGAATGCAGAGTTAAGAGTCCAGAGGATAAACCTCGGAGTCCTCCAGTACGTTTTCAGACCAAACATGACCCGTATGAATTTCCCCACAGTCCTCCGAAGCAAACTGACCAGTCCTCTGTCTTACTGGAGCAATTCAGCTCACCGGGAGCCAATGAGAGACCTAAACCTCTACTACCCACCTACCAGGAGGCCATAAAAGCCACAGAAACCCACCTACACCCAAAACAGCTCCAGTTATCCCTTCAGGTTGATTCAAATCCAGAAAAGACTCCTCCTTCCCCTGCATCTCGTTCTCTTTCATATTCTCCAATTCGACTGAATGGAAGTCACCACAATGCCTTTTCATCTAATCCTGCCTCAATCAACACAACCAACGTAACAACCAAACCCGATCCTCCCTCAGACAAGTCATCGTCATCGTCAAAGTCCTCAACACAGCTGCTGGCACAGACGGGTGATTTGATCTCCGAGTACTACTCTCACTCACGTTTGCACCAGATCTCGACGTGGAGGAACGGCTTTTCTGAGTATGTCAATGAACTGCATAGCAAACGAAAAGCAGCAGGGGGTGCCTCCTTTCCTGGGAAAGACCGACTGAGGAAATCTGTGGTCCCGCGCCCTTCAGACAGTCAAG gTACATCGGCATCTGCAGCTGTTAAATCTTGTATTCTTCATGTGGACATGGactgtttctttgtgtctgtggggaTCCGACATCGGCCGGACCTCAAAG GAAAGCCTGTGGCTGTGACCAGCAACCGTGGACAGGGCAGAGTGCCCCTGAGACCCGGGGCCAACCCTCAGGTGGAGCAGCAGTACTACCAGAGGAAACAATCTCATCCTCAACCAG AGAGGAGTGATGAGGATTTACACAGAACTCCTTCACAAGAGAGTCCTGACTCCCACACCAACGGAGTGGACCAGGATGTTGATGCGCTATCAATGGCAGAGATTGCGTCCTGCAGTTATGAGGCTAG ACAGGCAGGCGTGAGGAACGGGATGTTTTTTGGCAAAGCGAAAAAGTTGTGTCCCTCACTGCAGTCTGTCCCGTATGATTTTGAGGCCTATAAAGAGGTGGCTCTCACCATGTATGAGATACTAGCTGG TTTTACCCACGACATTGAGGCTCTGAGCTGTGATGAAGTGTTGATAGACGGTTCTGCTCTGCTCGCTGAGTTGGGCACCAACCCAGGAGATCTTGCCAAAGCTATCAGAGCAGACATCAAGGAGAAAACAGGATGCTGTGCTTCAGTCGGCATGG GGTCCAACATCCTGTTGGCTCGGCTGGCGACCCGAAGGGCCAAACCAGATGGGCACTACTTCTTAAAGTCTGAAGAAGTGGATGATTTTATCAGGGACCTGCCAGTGACCAGCCTACCAG GCGTTGGGCCTGTTATGGGCAGAAAGTTGGCTGCGATGGGTGTGAGGTCATGTGGGGACCTCCAAcaggtgtctctgtctcagctaCAGAAAAAGTTTGGACCCCGGACTGGACAAACCCTGTTCCGTTTCTGCAGAGGGCTGGACGATCGGCCTGTCCGCTatgagaaggaaagaaagtCTGTCTCAGCTGATATGAACTACAACATTCGCTTCACAAGG ATTGATGAGGCAGAGTGTTTCCTGACTAACTTGTCTATGGAGGTGCAAAAACGTTTACAAGAAGCAGGGCTGCGGGGTCGCAGAGTTACCCTTAAGGTCATGGTACGCAAGGTTGGCGCTCCACTGGAACCGGCTAAATACGGTGGTCATGGCATATGCGACAACTTAGCCAG GACCGTGATGCTCGTGCAATCCACTGACAGTGGTCAGCTGATTGCCACTGCAGTCATCAAGCTGTTCCATGCCATGAAGCTGCAGGTTCAGGACCTGAGAGGAGTTGGCATCCAGGTTCAGCTGCTTGAGGGAAATCACTCTGTCCCCCAGGACTCCACAGGCCACCGGACACGCTCCATCAAAGAGATGTTGCTAGGTCAGGGACTGAATGCCCGATCCGACAACAGAG TTCCTGGCACAAGCAAAGACCAGCAGGCATGCAGACGAACTCCGAAACACTCACGAGCACGTCTCAACCTCAGCATTGAAGTCCCCTCCCCTTCACAG GTGGATCGTTCTGTGTTGGAGGCCCTGCCTGCAGAGCTGAGAGAACAAGTGGAGCAGTCATGGACGCATCGGGACgggagacaaaacaaccaccgTTCACCAAGCCCACagccctctgctcctcttccacAGCCTCCCTATCTGAAGTCATGTCCAGCCTCACCTCCTCGACCTGCACTGTACACTCCTCCTGTAGGAACATTGGTTCTGCAGATTCCAAACCAGCCAGACAGTCCGGGAATTGTACTGGAACTACCAAACTTCTCACAG GTTGATCCAGATGTATTTGCTGCCCTTCCCAAAGAGCTCCAGGAAGAACTGAAGTCCGCCTATAACCGCATAACAACTGTACAGCCTCAGTCAAAAATGT tggaACAGAAGAATCCACTGCTGCAGCTAAAACAGTCAGGAGCAGGAATTGGCATTGGTCGTGTCAAGCGGCACTACAAGAGAAAAAATGCAGTGAGTCCCATTAAAAAAGGACCGTCCCCTACAAAGAGGCGTCACACAACAAACAGCCCTGCCAAAACCCTACCACCTCTTATAACATCACGGGAACCAATAAACATGGTAAAG ACTGAAAATGGTCCCTCCACATCCTCCTCAAAACCAGACATCCAAGAGTCTCTGTCTAAATTCATTCCTCGTCCTGCTCCAGCATTAGCTGGAGCCTGCGACTTGACGGACATTAAAACACTCCTACGGGAATGGGTCACCACCATAACAG AACCCATGGAGGAGGACATCTTGCAAGTGGTGAAATACTGCACTGATCTGATTGAGGACAAAGATCTGGAGAAGTTGGATTtgattataaaatatatgaaaag GCTCATGCAGCAGTCGGTGGAGTCTGTTTGGAGTATGGCTTTTGACTTCATCCTAGACAACGTTCAGGTGGTTGTACAACAGACTTATGGTAGCACCCTGAAGGTAACATGA